Proteins from a genomic interval of Paenibacillus sp. FSL H8-0048:
- a CDS encoding response regulator transcription factor, which produces MIRIIIAEDQRLLRGAMASLLDLEDDIEVAGEAGDGAEALSLIERVQPDVCLMDIEMPLMSGLEVAEILKSRGCATKIIILTTFARPGYFERGVKAGIQGYLLKDEPVDKLADAIRRVMAGGREVSPELVFGSLREENPLTDREREILKLAAAGRSAGEIAAALHLSYGTVRNYISEILSKLAVKTRIEAVRLAEEKGWM; this is translated from the coding sequence ATGATCAGGATCATAATTGCCGAGGATCAGCGGCTGCTGCGCGGCGCGATGGCATCGCTGCTTGATCTGGAGGATGATATTGAGGTGGCGGGCGAAGCCGGGGACGGGGCGGAGGCGCTGTCCCTGATCGAACGCGTCCAGCCGGATGTGTGTCTGATGGACATAGAAATGCCGCTGATGAGCGGCCTGGAGGTGGCAGAGATACTGAAATCCCGGGGCTGTGCCACCAAAATTATTATCCTGACCACCTTCGCCCGTCCCGGCTATTTCGAACGCGGAGTGAAGGCCGGGATTCAGGGCTATCTGCTGAAGGACGAGCCGGTAGATAAGCTGGCGGATGCCATCCGCCGCGTGATGGCCGGAGGGCGCGAGGTCTCGCCGGAGCTGGTCTTCGGCAGCCTGCGTGAAGAGAATCCGCTAACTGACCGGGAGCGTGAGATTCTGAAGCTGGCCGCAGCGGGCCGCAGTGCCGGTGAGATCGCAGCGGCGCTCCACCTCTCCTACGGCACCGTCCGCAACTACATCTCAGAGATTCTCAGCAAGCTTGCGGTCAAGACCCGGATCGAAGCCGTGCGGCTGGCGGAGGAGAAGGGCTGGATGTAG
- a CDS encoding thiamine-binding protein, translating to MANTLLSIQVIPKTPNNEDSIPYVDKAIEVIQKSGVKHQVNPLETTMEGELSELLDIVRDMHEALIASGSPSVISQIKVAHNPGGISMDKLTEKYRP from the coding sequence ATGGCTAATACATTGCTCAGCATTCAGGTCATTCCCAAGACACCGAACAACGAGGATTCTATCCCTTATGTGGACAAGGCCATTGAGGTCATTCAGAAGTCAGGCGTGAAGCATCAGGTGAATCCGCTGGAGACCACGATGGAAGGCGAGCTGTCCGAGCTGCTGGATATTGTGCGTGACATGCATGAGGCGCTGATCGCCTCCGGCAGTCCGAGTGTCATCTCACAGATCAAGGTCGCCCATAACCCGGGCGGCATCAGCATGGACAAGCTGACCGAGAAATACCGGCCGTGA
- a CDS encoding ABC transporter substrate-binding protein → MGVKKTALLLLSSMLLLTVAGCGGGNNSGNAGASAPAAGNSTAAPDAAAAAPTDAPKALTQVKIALDWTPNTNHTGLYAAKELGYYAEEGLDVQIVQPGAAGSDTMVTSGEAQFGISAQEALTLARLQDVPLVSIAAIIQHNTSGFAAPKDRNIKTPKDFEGKTYGGWGSPAEQAAMKAIMDPEGGDVSKVKLVNIGEADFFTAVKRDIDFAWIFYAWTGVEAELRGEPLDMLYLKDYAPQLDYYTPVLTTSEKEIAEHPEVVKAFLKATSKGYQYAIDNPEEAATVLSDAVPDLDPKLVLASQKWLSPKYKDDAPRWGEQKLEIWKNYADWMYGLKLLDKPLDAESTFTNEFLPES, encoded by the coding sequence ATGGGAGTCAAAAAAACAGCACTACTCCTGCTCAGCTCCATGCTGCTGCTTACCGTAGCAGGATGTGGCGGCGGAAACAACAGCGGCAATGCGGGGGCCAGCGCACCTGCTGCAGGAAACAGCACAGCTGCACCTGATGCAGCCGCAGCCGCACCCACGGATGCACCTAAGGCGCTAACCCAGGTTAAGATTGCCCTGGACTGGACGCCAAACACCAATCATACAGGCCTGTATGCTGCCAAGGAGCTGGGTTATTACGCAGAGGAAGGTCTCGACGTACAGATTGTACAGCCCGGCGCTGCCGGGTCCGATACGATGGTCACTTCCGGCGAAGCCCAGTTCGGCATCAGCGCCCAGGAAGCCCTGACTCTGGCCCGTCTGCAGGATGTGCCGCTGGTGTCGATTGCTGCTATCATTCAGCATAATACCTCCGGGTTCGCGGCTCCGAAGGACCGCAATATTAAGACGCCGAAGGATTTCGAAGGCAAAACGTACGGAGGCTGGGGCTCCCCTGCGGAGCAGGCTGCCATGAAAGCGATCATGGACCCCGAAGGCGGGGATGTCTCCAAGGTGAAGCTGGTGAATATCGGCGAAGCGGACTTTTTCACAGCCGTGAAGCGGGATATTGACTTCGCCTGGATCTTCTATGCCTGGACCGGTGTGGAGGCCGAGCTGCGCGGGGAGCCGCTGGATATGCTGTATCTGAAGGATTACGCTCCGCAGCTGGATTACTACACCCCGGTGCTGACGACCAGCGAGAAGGAGATCGCCGAGCATCCTGAAGTGGTGAAGGCCTTCCTGAAGGCTACGTCGAAGGGCTATCAGTACGCTATCGATAACCCGGAAGAAGCTGCGACGGTCCTGTCGGACGCTGTACCAGACCTTGATCCCAAGCTGGTGCTGGCCAGCCAGAAATGGCTTAGCCCGAAATACAAAGACGACGCCCCGCGCTGGGGGGAGCAGAAGCTTGAGATCTGGAAGAATTACGCCGACTGGATGTACGGCCTGAAGCTGCTGGATAAGCCGCTGGATGCGGAGAGTACGTTTACGAATGAATTTTTGCCGGAATCATAA
- a CDS encoding ABC transporter permease, whose protein sequence is MKPMMAQCKAELLRIIRNPYYVFWSLLMPILFYFIFTRVVNTGTDDTKLWQAHYLMSMAAFSVMGSAIMTLGIRLVQEQTQGWNTFIRITPLPSSVYFFGKMFGQSVMHLFSVLCIFVAGYLINGVSLTAAQWLLCGLWLLAGSLPFLALGTIIGSMKRVDTASGVSNVLYMGLAVAGGMWMPLDIMPKLMQKIGHWLPSYNYGDGAWAIVAGGSPSWKAVLLLLGYLAVFMLLSVYIRRKQEAV, encoded by the coding sequence ATGAAACCTATGATGGCCCAGTGCAAGGCAGAGCTGCTGCGGATTATCCGCAATCCCTATTATGTGTTCTGGTCGCTGCTCATGCCGATTCTGTTCTACTTCATCTTCACCCGGGTGGTGAATACGGGGACGGACGATACGAAGCTGTGGCAGGCGCATTATCTGATGTCGATGGCGGCCTTCAGCGTGATGGGTTCCGCAATTATGACCCTCGGCATCCGGCTGGTGCAGGAGCAGACACAGGGCTGGAATACGTTTATCCGCATTACTCCGCTGCCGTCCTCGGTTTATTTTTTCGGCAAAATGTTCGGTCAGAGCGTCATGCATCTGTTCTCGGTTCTGTGTATTTTCGTAGCCGGGTATTTAATCAACGGGGTGTCGCTGACAGCGGCGCAGTGGCTGCTTTGCGGATTGTGGCTGCTTGCGGGCTCTCTGCCTTTTCTGGCGCTGGGTACGATTATCGGGTCCATGAAGCGGGTGGATACGGCGAGCGGGGTGAGCAATGTACTCTATATGGGGCTGGCGGTGGCCGGGGGCATGTGGATGCCTCTCGACATTATGCCTAAGCTGATGCAGAAGATCGGGCACTGGCTGCCGTCCTATAATTATGGAGATGGAGCCTGGGCGATTGTAGCGGGAGGTTCCCCGTCGTGGAAGGCCGTGCTGCTGTTGCTCGGTTACCTGGCCGTATTTATGTTATTATCGGTCTATATAAGGCGAAAACAGGAAGCGGTGTAA
- a CDS encoding sensor histidine kinase, with product MAARMQFRIFPERFGFFPYIWLIYLVFPVLNFDGYSGYKLMAGYVLLLLFLVTYRQLYWAEERAYTAWLGLQLLIIVVLTVVYSPYNMYMGFFTSNFIGWYTDMRRFRQALAVFTAVLVGLGLFYLPQAYGLDMLFLLPFALMMLITPFGIRSINRRRVLEKELDQANEQIKEMIKREERMRIARDLHDTMGHTLSLITLKSQLVEKLVVKNPERAQAEAREIQRTSRAALRQVRELVSEMRAVSVAEELAEAAEMLRSAEIALEVEGDAALPGVSDLTQSILSLCIKEGITNIVKHSRADQCRISIVMTPGEVQITLEDNGIGPEASGAGGTERRDGNGMKGMGERLALIDGSLTFAPGPGGGTRLSVVTPRVVKDGKDGETA from the coding sequence ATGGCGGCACGTATGCAGTTCCGGATTTTTCCGGAAAGGTTCGGTTTCTTCCCCTATATTTGGCTGATCTATCTGGTGTTCCCGGTGCTGAATTTCGATGGTTACAGCGGCTACAAGCTGATGGCAGGGTATGTGCTGCTCCTGCTGTTCCTGGTGACGTACCGCCAGCTCTACTGGGCGGAAGAGAGGGCGTATACGGCCTGGCTGGGACTGCAGCTGCTGATTATTGTCGTGTTAACCGTAGTCTATAGCCCCTACAACATGTATATGGGCTTCTTCACCAGTAACTTTATCGGCTGGTATACCGATATGCGCCGGTTCAGGCAGGCTCTGGCGGTGTTCACTGCTGTACTGGTTGGACTGGGCCTGTTCTACCTGCCGCAGGCGTATGGCCTGGATATGCTGTTCCTGCTCCCATTCGCACTGATGATGCTGATCACGCCCTTCGGCATCCGCTCCATTAACCGGCGGCGGGTGCTGGAGAAGGAGCTGGACCAGGCCAACGAGCAGATCAAGGAAATGATCAAGCGTGAGGAACGGATGCGCATCGCCCGCGATCTGCATGACACGATGGGACACACACTGTCGCTGATTACGCTGAAAAGCCAGCTTGTCGAAAAGCTTGTCGTCAAGAACCCCGAGCGGGCGCAGGCGGAAGCCCGTGAGATCCAGCGGACCTCACGGGCCGCGCTGCGCCAGGTGCGGGAGCTGGTCTCTGAGATGCGTGCAGTCTCAGTTGCCGAAGAGCTGGCTGAGGCGGCGGAGATGCTGCGCAGTGCGGAGATCGCACTTGAGGTAGAGGGAGATGCAGCGCTGCCGGGTGTATCCGATCTGACGCAGAGTATTCTCAGCCTCTGCATCAAGGAGGGAATCACCAACATCGTTAAGCATAGCCGTGCGGACCAGTGCCGGATCAGCATCGTAATGACACCGGGCGAGGTACAGATTACGCTGGAGGATAACGGCATAGGTCCAGAAGCGAGCGGTGCGGGAGGGACGGAGCGCCGGGACGGCAACGGCATGAAGGGGATGGGCGAGCGGCTGGCCCTGATTGACGGCTCGCTGACGTTTGCTCCGGGACCGGGCGGGGGAACCCGGCTGAGCGTGGTTACACCAAGAGTAGTGAAGGATGGAAAGGATGGGGAAACAGCATGA
- a CDS encoding ABC transporter ATP-binding protein yields MELEKANVDGRLRTQSVPPALEVSGISKSFTHRRRETQVLDQVSLTVEPQEFVSIVGPSGCGKSTLFHIIGGLTLPDTGTVSMDGIPVTGQRGKISYMPQQPALFPWRSTLDNVLLGGELQGAPKREAREAARHWLAKIGLGGFERAYPHMLSGGMQQRAAFLRAMLAPQELMLLDEPFSALDALTREQMQRWLLELWEENRRSVLFITHNIEEALLLSTRIYVFSGRPGSVLHTVEVPFPRPRREEIADSPEFLRMRRQLSQWMREEQAKSQS; encoded by the coding sequence ATTGAACTGGAGAAGGCGAACGTAGATGGACGCCTGCGTACTCAGAGTGTGCCGCCTGCGCTTGAAGTCAGCGGCATCTCCAAGTCATTCACGCACCGCCGCCGGGAGACGCAGGTGCTGGATCAGGTATCCCTGACCGTGGAGCCGCAGGAATTCGTCTCCATTGTCGGCCCGTCCGGCTGCGGTAAAAGCACGCTGTTCCATATCATCGGCGGCCTTACGCTGCCGGATACCGGAACCGTGAGCATGGACGGCATCCCGGTGACCGGGCAGCGCGGCAAGATCAGCTATATGCCGCAGCAGCCCGCGCTGTTCCCGTGGCGCAGCACGCTCGACAACGTTCTGCTTGGCGGCGAGCTGCAGGGCGCCCCCAAGCGGGAGGCCCGCGAGGCGGCACGCCACTGGCTGGCGAAGATCGGCCTCGGCGGCTTCGAGCGGGCCTACCCGCACATGCTGTCCGGCGGCATGCAGCAGCGGGCCGCCTTCCTGCGGGCCATGCTCGCGCCGCAGGAGCTGATGCTGCTCGATGAGCCGTTCAGCGCGCTCGATGCGCTGACCCGCGAGCAGATGCAGCGCTGGCTGCTGGAGCTGTGGGAGGAGAACCGCCGCTCCGTGCTGTTCATCACCCACAACATCGAAGAAGCGCTGCTGCTCTCCACCCGCATCTACGTCTTCTCGGGGCGTCCCGGCTCCGTCCTCCACACCGTGGAGGTCCCCTTCCCGCGTCCGCGCCGCGAAGAGATCGCCGATTCGCCGGAGTTCCTCCGGATGCGGCGCCAGCTCTCCCAGTGGATGCGCGAGGAGCAGGCGAAGAGCCAGAGTTAA
- a CDS encoding ABC transporter permease: protein MRSTWKLVWPPFVAVLFFVGIWQLSVMLFHIPAYQLPSPADIARESKNNASGIWEHTAATLRLTLIGFPVGTGIGLLTALLLHLLPWVKRAIYPLLILSQNVPSIALAPLLIIWFGFGLLPKIILITLVCFFPVAVAAMGGLAQSDRVMLNYMKMAGAGKWQIFTRLELPGSLPSLFSGLKISATYAVMGAVVAEWIGADRGIGYYMLLQKSSYRADRMFVAIAIIVLLSLVLFALIALLERWLVRWKPRKDA, encoded by the coding sequence GTGAGAAGCACCTGGAAGCTAGTGTGGCCGCCCTTTGTGGCGGTCCTCTTTTTTGTCGGGATATGGCAGCTCTCGGTCATGCTGTTTCACATCCCGGCTTACCAGCTGCCCAGCCCCGCGGATATCGCGCGTGAGTCGAAGAACAACGCCTCAGGGATCTGGGAGCACACCGCCGCCACGCTGCGGCTGACCCTGATCGGCTTCCCGGTCGGCACAGGCATCGGCCTGCTCACCGCCTTGCTGCTGCACCTGCTGCCCTGGGTCAAGCGGGCGATCTATCCGCTGCTGATCCTCAGCCAGAATGTGCCCTCCATTGCGCTTGCCCCGCTGCTGATTATCTGGTTCGGCTTCGGTCTGCTGCCCAAAATTATCCTGATCACTCTCGTCTGCTTCTTCCCCGTAGCTGTTGCAGCCATGGGCGGGCTGGCCCAAAGCGACCGGGTGATGCTGAATTATATGAAAATGGCCGGTGCGGGCAAGTGGCAGATCTTCACCCGGCTGGAGCTTCCCGGCTCCCTGCCCTCCCTGTTCTCCGGGCTCAAAATCTCCGCCACCTATGCGGTGATGGGCGCAGTGGTGGCCGAATGGATCGGCGCCGACAGAGGGATCGGCTATTATATGCTGCTGCAGAAGTCCTCTTACCGTGCGGACCGGATGTTCGTGGCCATCGCCATCATCGTGCTGCTAAGTCTCGTGTTATTCGCGCTCATTGCCCTGCTGGAGAGATGGCTGGTGCGCTGGAAGCCGCGCAAGGATGCTTAA